The Verrucomicrobiota bacterium genome has a window encoding:
- a CDS encoding PAS domain S-box protein → MNKRRHRVRPDKSAGLVQEDLLYRAFFDLSPCGILLEDQQGTILDANEALCRDTGYSRKELLGRNVRLFVPPGQIALVDMHLATVASKGNFEHEVLNIRKDGSLRTVRLREAAIQLPDGRQGVLVMAEDITERKQAEQALRESHEQLELRVRERTAELQAINLALRESEEKYRLLYDSMRDAFVQVDMQGRIQFCNRAYEELLGYSQEELTRLTYLNITPIKWHACEQEIVTSQILPLGHSKVYEKEYRRKNGEVFPVELLTSVVRDKTGSVVGMMAIVRDISERKQAEARLTKLSTDLLRSEDQERRRIARELHDSVAQQLVGQLLSLTQLKKKLAHADESIRTLADESLDIFKQCLREVRTISFLLHPPHLKELGLVEAVRYYAREFGRRSGIEIREDISSRVDLLPEEQELTLYRVLQEALSNVHRHSASPTAQVRLVFTPRFVRLEIKDAGKGIPVKDVTSKFQSSYGVGIPGMQERLRNLGGSLKILPAHPGTRVVATIPRAVVPLPGRKSKKSA, encoded by the coding sequence ATGAATAAACGCCGCCATCGTGTGCGCCCGGATAAGAGTGCAGGTCTGGTGCAAGAGGACCTGCTCTATCGCGCTTTCTTTGACCTGTCGCCCTGCGGTATTCTTCTGGAAGACCAGCAAGGGACCATCCTTGACGCCAACGAAGCCTTGTGTCGCGATACCGGTTATTCCCGAAAAGAACTGCTGGGCCGGAATGTGCGGTTATTTGTTCCGCCGGGGCAGATTGCGTTGGTAGACATGCATCTTGCCACGGTGGCTTCGAAGGGGAACTTTGAACATGAAGTGCTGAATATCCGCAAAGACGGTAGCCTGCGCACCGTCCGGCTGCGGGAAGCCGCGATCCAATTGCCGGATGGACGGCAAGGTGTTTTGGTGATGGCGGAGGATATTACTGAACGCAAACAAGCCGAGCAGGCCCTGCGGGAGAGCCACGAGCAACTGGAATTGCGGGTGCGGGAACGGACGGCGGAACTCCAGGCCATCAACCTGGCGTTGCGGGAAAGTGAGGAGAAATACCGGCTTCTATATGACAGCATGCGGGATGCCTTCGTGCAGGTGGACATGCAAGGACGAATCCAGTTCTGCAATCGCGCCTACGAGGAGTTGCTGGGTTACTCCCAGGAGGAACTGACGCGCCTGACCTACCTGAATATCACCCCAATAAAATGGCATGCTTGTGAGCAGGAAATTGTGACCAGCCAAATCCTGCCGTTGGGACATTCCAAAGTTTACGAAAAGGAATATCGGCGGAAAAACGGGGAGGTGTTTCCCGTGGAGCTGCTGACTTCCGTGGTGCGCGACAAGACCGGGAGTGTGGTGGGAATGATGGCGATCGTACGCGACATCAGCGAACGCAAGCAGGCCGAAGCGCGGCTGACCAAACTCTCCACAGACCTGTTGCGCTCGGAGGATCAGGAACGGCGGCGCATTGCCCGGGAATTGCACGACTCGGTCGCCCAACAATTGGTGGGTCAACTCCTGAGCCTGACGCAGTTGAAAAAGAAGTTGGCCCACGCCGATGAGAGTATTCGCACTCTGGCCGACGAGAGCCTCGATATTTTTAAACAATGCCTTCGCGAAGTGCGCACCATCTCCTTCTTGCTGCATCCGCCGCACTTGAAGGAGTTGGGCCTGGTTGAGGCGGTGCGCTATTACGCCCGGGAATTTGGCCGGCGCAGCGGCATTGAAATCCGGGAGGACATCTCATCCCGGGTGGATTTGCTCCCGGAAGAGCAGGAACTGACCCTCTACCGCGTATTGCAGGAAGCGCTGTCGAACGTCCACCGCCACTCGGCCAGCCCGACGGCACAAGTGCGTCTGGTTTTCACCCCCCGGTTTGTGCGCCTGGAGATCAAGGATGCTGGCAAAGGAATACCGGTCAAGGATGTCACCAGCAAATTCCAGTCCAGCTACGGTGTCGGCATTCCCGGAATGCAGGAGCGCCTGCGCAACCTGGGCGGCTCGCTGAAGATTCTGCCCGCCCATCCGGGCACGCGTGTGGTCGCCACCATTCCCCGGGCAGTGGTGCCGCTACCCGGACGCAAGTCCAAGAAGTCGGCATGA
- a CDS encoding HD domain-containing protein has product MKSHLLLHAADFAANKHRLQRRKGGESVPYINHPIAVARLLAEVAGIADEAILAAALLHDTIEDTGTTPEELEREFGARVCGLVQEVTDDKSLPRATRKAAQITHAPHLSPGAAVIKLADKITNVRDIASAPPEGWTHERCVEYFDWAARVVAQLPKVSPELDALFARTLEENRGRLGK; this is encoded by the coding sequence ATGAAATCGCATTTGCTTTTACATGCGGCGGATTTCGCCGCCAATAAACATCGCCTGCAACGACGCAAAGGGGGGGAGTCGGTTCCGTACATCAATCATCCCATCGCCGTCGCCCGGTTGCTGGCTGAGGTGGCTGGAATCGCGGATGAGGCCATCCTGGCCGCTGCCTTGCTGCATGACACGATTGAAGACACCGGCACCACCCCGGAAGAATTGGAGCGGGAATTCGGCGCGCGAGTGTGCGGGCTGGTGCAGGAGGTTACGGATGATAAATCGCTGCCTCGGGCGACCCGCAAGGCCGCGCAGATCACGCACGCCCCGCATCTGTCTCCCGGCGCCGCAGTCATCAAACTGGCGGATAAAATCACCAATGTCCGGGATATCGCCAGTGCGCCGCCCGAGGGCTGGACTCATGAGCGGTGCGTGGAGTATTTCGACTGGGCGGCCAGGGTGGTGGCGCAATTGCCCAAGGTCAGTCCCGAACTGGATGCGCTGTTCGCCCGGACGCTGGAAGAAAACCGTGGTCGGCTGGGGAAATAA